The nucleotide window TACAGACAGAGATCACCAACACCTCTGAGGTACCAGTAGCTGTAAGGTGCTTTGAGGTATTCTGATACTTTCATTGCATAATTATAATCATATACTAatgatttgttttcttcttttctgatCTCATTGAAATGTGTCCTCTCAGCCTCTCAGCCTCAAAACTGTGAGTATCAATTTAAAAGATCATTTTTATTGAATGTTTTCAAACACTGTTGGTGCTCAGCATTTCTCTCTAAATTTACTCTGAACTACAATGAAAGTATTTTTTACACTGATtatagaaaatgtattttcatcTTCATCATACACTGGATCACAGTCAACATCTGCATGAAGAAACTATCTGAGATAAAAAGTGTAACTGACTGATTCTTACTGACAAACATATTTTGTTGACTTTGCAGGTTCTTACACCGTCACAAACAAGAACAAGTTGGGCTTGCAGATTGAAATAACCCCCTCTCGTAACTACAAAATTTCTCTTACTGAAGAAGGACGACCACAGACTGGAAAGGAAATCCAAGCTGATCACTTAAATCAAACCTCAGTATGGATATTTGGACACCTGAAGCCGTGCACTAATTACAGTCTTAGTGTTTCATTTATTAATGATACTGGAAATGAAATATTCTGTCACTCTGCGGAAAATAACTTTAGAACAGATCCAATGAGTGAGTACAATTAATTCCTATATTTGTGTTTTACATCCATCTTCTTTTAActtaataaattatatttttataaacTGACACATTTGTTTAATTTAGGTGAAGGAGATGTTAAAGAAGAAACCAGCTGCATCCCTGGATATGTTTGTTATGGAAGTGACTGGGACATCAGCTCTTCAATATCAACACCAAATAACCTCTCTGTTGTACAGTGTACAAATGACAAGAAGACTTTCTGTGTCAGACCTGCTAACGAGGACATTTGCTCAGATTTGACTGTAACCTTTACTTCAGGAGAGTGCAGAGCTTCTTCCTTTAGCTTCACCGAAAGCATCAGTGTTGGTACGTACGAACGAGTCCACGTCTGCTCTGAGATTCAAACATTTACACCTGATTTAATCAtgtagctgtttttgttttttcgtttTTTCGTTTTTTCCACAGATTTCTTAAATACCAGTGAAATAAAGCAGAGTAAACCCACTGGACTTCCTGCAGAAATAACCACAACATTACCAGATTTACCAAAGTGTAAAAACCTCTCAGTTAGTAACTACACCTGTTCAGGTAAGTGGAAACTTCACGAGTGTCAGAGACGAGCGCTTTGTGCTCTCTGTGAATCTGTTCAGATATATTTCTTTAAACATTTGAATCTAAACCCAAAGGATGAATGTTCACACACTGAGGAACAACAATGATGTCATCTTTGTGTCTCCTCAGAAAAACACAACCCTAATGTTACGATGAAACTGTCTGAGCTGGAGCCGTTCACAGACTACAACTGTACTGGTCTGATCTTACAGAACAACACCAGCATAAATAAGACGACTCCATCTGTCCACGTCAGGGTTGATTGTGGTAAGTTTATATTTCCTTTAGctcatcaaaataaaagcttttattcTCACACAGTTTAGAGTGAAGCAAAGGAAACTTCATTCACTGTTACTGATCTTTACTTTGTTCCAACAGATCTTACAATAACCTACACAAAGAATGATTTAACCAGTACTTCCACTGAGTTCAGCTGGACAACAACCAGTAAGAACTGTCAACAGGAACTTCCCAACCTTCATAAGCTTTCTTATGACTGCATTTGTGATGGTCAGAAACCAGGTAAAGGTAAGTGAGACGGCTTAGAGTGACTCTACTTATGTGTTTATGTTCATGATGCTTTGACTGTAAATGTAAGATCTGCTAACTCTACTTCAAATACAAACTTACATTATGGTGTACactgttaaaataaattaaaataaatagaaaatataaaactgaataaacactgaaacATCAAAATCTAGTTACTTTCCCCCCCAGAAGAAATGAGAAACTGCTCTGTTTGAAGTTAAAAATCTGTTATTTTTGAGTCAATGACTTAAAACAGTTTCCTTCAAAAAGAGAAACATAAACTGTTTCTCAGTCTAACTTTATAAGTTTGCAGAATGAGAATCAGTACTTTATGGCAGCAGTAAAACAGACTGTAAGATATTATTGTGCATAAATTTTTTCCAGTTTATGGAACTTGACAGACAGAACTACCAGGTGATGTATGTTTGTGAAACTTTAACATGATGATGTTGAtttaaattacacaataaaaacaGCTAATGGGGAATTATGTTACAATTACAGGCATGAAACCAACACGACCGGATGGAGGAAAATGTAGCTTTAATAACTTAAAGCCATTCACTGATTATACCTGTCGAGTCCAGTTCAAATACAAGACTTACATGTCCAATTCATCTGATGTTAAACTGAAAACTAATCCTGGAAGTAAGTaaccaaacattttaaaattttaatttcccAGTTACTCCCAGAATAAAATGTCTGCTTTTCATATGTCACCATAACACAATGTTCAGCTGATTGCTTTTAATCATGTTGTTAAGATAAGTTTAAAGATGCAAATGTTTGGATCTTTCTAAGACACAATACTGAACCTGTGCCTTCATTTTGGTGGCAAACTGATGTCATGAATTATGAACCATATGGTAACTAACCAAGTTTAACAGATGTATAATCATGAATGCTACGTTAACATGTTTTGTTAGCTTGAGTTTTGCAGAAATGAATGATATAAATTACAAGATTCTTTCTCGTGTTTTATGAgaaaatgtgctttataaataaatctcCAATAAGTAGTGACTGTTAAAACAAATCTGTCATCacgagagaagaaaggcaaTACTTAAAACATATTAGAATCACAGAAATTAAGCATCAGTGATTATTGTCAGTGTTACTCTTTGCGACTTGTCACAAATTAGAGTCATAAAACTCGTGCTTGAAGTAATTCTTACTACTTATCAAATAATTCATTAATTGAAATTGTGTTGACTGAAACGTAATATAGTAATATAAGAATTACTTTAGCAAGATCAATTTAACGGTAagcgttttatttttttaaatatactttttttgaTTCTTTTACAGTACCTGATCCTGTCAATGGACTTCAATTGCATGTTCAGGAGCATAATATGATCAAAGTAGTCTGGCAAAAATCCAATGATTTCAAGGGAGAGCAGAAGAAATACAAAGTACGCATAAATAAAGCTGgtgaaaaacaacagaaaacagaaatctTGGTTTCAAACCATGAGTTTGTCTTCAAAGACCTGAGCTATTCTACGACCTACGAAGTGGAGGTTTGTATAATCCTGCTTTtggttttataaataaattattatagatatatattttatatatttattttttaaaaactcctttttctGAATGTTGTAATTCCCTCTTTAAAGGTGACGGCCTACAACGGAGAACATGAGAGCATAcccaaaacaggaaacatcagCACTTTCTGTACGTCCTGTTTTCATTCATCATACAGTTTACTGACATAAATGCTTCGTCTCATTTTAAGCACACATATTTCTAAAAATTTATCTTTcacataaatgtaatttttgatATTATTTCACAGACAACGACAAAGCTGTTATTGGGTTTCTGGTCTTCCTCATCATCCTCACGTCTGTGGCTCTGCTTTTTGTCATCTATAAGATCTACATTTTAAAACGCAGAAAGTCCCAGTAAGGAAACTTTTGCTTTTGATCATTTAGTTTTACTCAAATCAGCCCTCTTTGTTGTAGTTTACACATCTTTATATATAAATTGCAGACATTCATGTTGCCTTTTGATTTAGATTTTATAATGTTATCACATTATTTATGTAGACTCTCTAGTGCTGAATACGACTCAAAATCTTTGTCTTTTCTAACTTCTTCACAGTGACCTGGGTGAAAACATTCATCTTATTTCAACAACAAGTAAGTTGAgcttttttattgtcattttattttttcattgcatTTACTACAGCCTTTACATTCATACAAGATACCGCAGTCCCTCTGTTCACATACTGATAATAATTAAAGGATATTTAATGTGCTGATGTTCCACACTGTTTATAAAGCACGTTTATAAACAGCAGCAGGACTCAATAAAACCTTTAAGAGCCTGTATCTCAACCATGTCTGCTGAGTTAAAGGGAAGATGATGCATTTAggatgaagatgataacagaGACAGAAGCATAgcaatgtaaaatattttccGTTTTTTGGTAATGAAATTCACTGTGATTTTGAATGATGTTGACCATACAGTACAGATGAACAGTACCAAGAGGTAAAGATCAACACATGGTGGTTGCATAGGCCAGGCATAGCCATAGTAAGAATATGGCTAAAGTAACTCAGAGATCCATGATCACAACATGAGCCACATGAAATAACTAAAGCTTTTTCGTTGATATTTGCTTACTAATATTGTGTGAAACACATATGCATAACAATCAGTGGTTGGGTtaaattatgtttatttataataatCTCTTCTTTGCTGACTGCTTGTTTTAGATGATGAAGAAAACCTGTTGCTTGTTGAGCCGATCGCAGCAGAGGTCCTGCTGGAAACCTACAAGAGGAAGCTCGCTGATGAAGGGAGACTTTTCCTGGCTGAGTTTCAGGTAAATTGATTACCGGCTTTTTCtggggttttattttaattattattaaaattttatttattccttGGCTTATCAGGAATCTGACTGTCAGGGAgtcagtttcaaaacacaaaggcttgtTGGTCTTGGGTAGTACAGAGTAGAAAGAGTGTGAATGGGTGCTGAGTGTTTTCTGTAAATCACACAGTCTATATTTGCTTGCAGAGCATCCCCAGAATTTTCTCAAGATACACGGTGAAAGAAGCCAAGAAGTCCTGCAATTCTGTCAAGAACCGCTACGTGGACATTTTGCCCTGTGAGCTGATGAATGTTATTAAAGTCACTGAGAGTAACTGTAAAGACTgtcatcatttattttattttattttattttttgtcttgaACTAGATGATTATAACCGTGTGCAGCTAACCACAGGAAATGGAGAGCCAGGATGCGACTACATCAACGCCAGCTTCATTGACGTATGTAAAAATGTTCAGCTTGTTCTGtctttgctgctgctgcagtcatCAGAATTACATCATTATCAAACTTCATACACATGTAAAAATACATCAGATATATGAAATTACATCAAAGCTTTTGAGATATTACTCACATAAGTTCATGACATCTGTTTGATAAAACAGTCAAATATGACTCCTGTTCTTCCTGCAGGGATTCAAAGAGTCCAAAAAGTACATCGCAGCTCAAGGTAAAGTCACGCTCCCGTTCTTCACACAGCAGCACTGAATgactgtgtgatgtgtggttCTTATAAGCTGTGTTTGCTGCAGGACCAAAGGAAGAAACTATAAATGACTTCTGGaggatgatctgggaacaacagtCCTCAATCATCGTCATGGTAACACGATGTGAGGAGGGAAACAGGGTAAGAGCGTGTTTAAACTTTCTTAAAATGAGTCACAGAGAAATATCCTTTCTTTGAGAATCTTCTTATCTGATTTAGTTAAACCTTCGTATTGTTTGCTCCGTTCTCCTTCCTCACTGAGCGACAGTCAGCTTCTCTCCTCACATCGTTTCACAGGTTAAGTGTGCTCAGTACTGGCCGTCTCCTGACCGAGAGACTGAGCTCTACGAGGAGTTTATTGTGAAGCTGAACTCAGAGGACCACTACCCAGATTACACCATCCGCCGTCTCAGCCTGACAAACGTGAGCCTCCGTCACATGTTGAACAGACAAAActgtaaaagtgtttaatgtcTGTAATCATATCTGTGTAGAAGTGTTGCTCAGcatgcattttcatttaaataaacacaCCTGCAGAAGAGAGAGAAGAACTCAGAGAGGGAGGTGACTCACATCCAGTTCATGAGTTGGCCCGACCACGGAGTCCCCGGGGAGCCACACCTCCTCCTGAAACTGAGGCGGCGCGTCAACGCCTTCAAGAATTTCTTCAGTGGGCCGATCGTTGTTCACTGCAGGTATGAAGAGGTCACACTCCACGCTCGGCTCAGGTTAAAGTGTTTGTTTAGGAGCCATTTCACTTTGTTCCATCAGCCATGTCAGTACATTTGTAGGCTGAAAACAAGCAAAGTCTGACTGGATGAATGTCTATTTGTAGCCACACCTACTTCTTCAGATCCCCGCCTCATAGTTTAATTCAGATTAAACCAGAGCTGTTAATTGAGATTAATCTAAAGTGCGTCATTGTACATCAGACACACGTTAAATAACACAACCACACTCATAGGTGATACTTCTTTCTCGTACAGTGCGGGAGTCGGCAGGACAGGAACCTACATTGGCATCGATGCCATGATGGAAGGTCTGGAGGCAGAAGGCAGAGTGGACATCTACGGTTACGTGGTCAGACTCCGCAGACAGAGATGCCTCATGGTCCAAGTCGAGGTAAAATATCAGTATAGACAATATAGAGACAATGTAGACACTTTactatatttgtgtgtgtgtgtgtgtgtgtgtgtgtgtgtg belongs to Oreochromis niloticus isolate F11D_XX linkage group LG17, O_niloticus_UMD_NMBU, whole genome shotgun sequence and includes:
- the LOC100698574 gene encoding receptor-type tyrosine-protein phosphatase C isoform X7; translated protein: MAGLWGLKVLLFWAGIIGLTYSQVTKNGTKPSQPQNCSYTVTNKNKLGLQIEITPSRNYKISLTEEGRPQTGKEIQADHLNQTSVWIFGHLKPCTNYSLSVSFINDTGNEIFCHSAENNFRTDPMSEGDVKEETSCIPGYVCYGSDWDISSSISTPNNLSVVQCTNDKKTFCVRPANEDICSDLTVTFTSGECRASSFSFTESISVDFLNTSEIKQSKPTGLPAEITTTLPDLPKCKNLSVSNYTCSEKHNPNVTMKLSELEPFTDYNCTGLILQNNTSINKTTPSVHVRVDCDLTITYTKNDLTSTSTEFSWTTTSKNCQQELPNLHKLSYDCICDGQKPGKGMKPTRPDGGKCSFNNLKPFTDYTCRVQFKYKTYMSNSSDVKLKTNPGIPDPVNGLQLHVQEHNMIKVVWQKSNDFKGEQKKYKVRINKAGEKQQKTEILVSNHEFVFKDLSYSTTYEVEVTAYNGEHESIPKTGNISTFYNDKAVIGFLVFLIILTSVALLFVIYKIYILKRRKSHDLGENIHLISTTNDEENLLLVEPIAAEVLLETYKRKLADEGRLFLAEFQSIPRIFSRYTVKEAKKSCNSVKNRYVDILPYDYNRVQLTTGNGEPGCDYINASFIDGFKESKKYIAAQGPKEETINDFWRMIWEQQSSIIVMVTRCEEGNRVKCAQYWPSPDRETELYEEFIVKLNSEDHYPDYTIRRLSLTNKREKNSEREVTHIQFMSWPDHGVPGEPHLLLKLRRRVNAFKNFFSGPIVVHCSAGVGRTGTYIGIDAMMEGLEAEGRVDIYGYVVRLRRQRCLMVQVEAQYILIHQALLEHNQFGETEISLSELHSAMNTLKEKNLDNEPTLMEEEFERLPTFKNWRTFNTGVTEENKQKNRSSSVIPYDFNRVFLKLDEGRSQDSDPDEDEEEEDSSDEEDEDSTQYINASHITGYWGCRAFIVAQTPLADTMGDFWSMIHQKKVYTVVMLSDSSEGDTDCIYWDKEKKSFGEIEVEVTSTDNSPNFIRRTMQIRHAKRKDRREINHFQFLKWTNKEVPEKPQDLTDMIKDIKQNCGTSKSQRNNPIVVHCDDGSSRSGVFCALWNVLDNAESEKLVDVFQVVKTLRKERQRMVSSLEQYQFIYDAVEAVFPVQNGEVKPVQASAADSVQIVNETKAAEQKEEVKAEEPASTTSNDQQAAAESTPLVSDGDKEEKKEEAEKEAPPTETTPLDDTSNGPTVTVEV